One Natronomonas moolapensis 8.8.11 genomic region harbors:
- a CDS encoding aldehyde dehydrogenase family protein: MATDSTLNHDELYIEGRWTPTADRIDVTDLTDDTTFASVSAATPADAEDALAAAQAAEVEMRETTVVQRAEWVTAIADGIEARKAELADVIVREAGKPISSARGEVDAAAERFRRAAEEARSLKGEYIEGTTEGHEGWRAIVRHEPVGTALCITPYNYPLSTTALQVAPALAAGNAVILKPASKTPISAAILAEIIVDAADDLPEGAFGFVPGRASEIGDVLAGDDRIDAIAMTGSSGAGKHVAGVSGMVELHMELGGNAPAIVFPDADLEAASSAAASGSLKYAGQRCSAVSRVLVHEDAHDELVDRIDAEMDGFEPGDLFDEETSLGPLISHEQAEWVEELVEDALDRGATLVRGGARSGRFFEPTLLADVPQDARIVHEEQFGPVVAVTTFDDEAGALEVANGGSLGLDAAVFTADYDRAMRVADRLEVGGVRINGAPSHGLGDIPFGGTKDSGIGREGIGYTIEAFLERKSIIL, encoded by the coding sequence ATGGCTACCGACTCTACGCTCAATCACGACGAACTCTACATCGAGGGGCGCTGGACCCCGACCGCCGACCGCATCGACGTGACCGACCTCACCGACGACACCACGTTTGCGAGCGTCTCGGCCGCGACGCCCGCCGACGCCGAGGACGCCCTCGCCGCCGCGCAGGCGGCCGAGGTCGAGATGCGCGAGACGACCGTCGTCCAGCGCGCCGAGTGGGTCACTGCTATCGCCGACGGGATCGAGGCCCGAAAGGCCGAACTCGCCGACGTGATCGTCAGGGAGGCCGGCAAGCCGATCTCGAGTGCGCGCGGCGAGGTCGACGCCGCCGCCGAACGGTTCCGCCGGGCCGCCGAGGAGGCCCGGTCGCTGAAGGGCGAATACATCGAGGGGACGACCGAGGGCCACGAGGGCTGGCGCGCGATCGTCCGGCACGAACCGGTGGGGACCGCCCTCTGTATCACGCCGTACAACTACCCCCTCTCGACGACGGCCCTGCAGGTCGCCCCCGCGCTCGCGGCGGGCAACGCGGTCATCCTGAAGCCGGCGTCGAAGACGCCCATCAGCGCCGCCATCCTCGCCGAGATCATCGTCGACGCCGCCGATGACCTGCCCGAGGGGGCCTTCGGGTTCGTCCCCGGCCGAGCGAGCGAGATCGGCGACGTGCTCGCGGGCGACGACCGGATCGACGCCATCGCGATGACGGGTTCCTCGGGCGCGGGCAAACACGTCGCCGGAGTCAGCGGGATGGTCGAACTCCACATGGAGCTGGGCGGCAACGCGCCCGCGATCGTCTTCCCCGACGCCGACCTCGAGGCGGCCTCGTCGGCGGCGGCCTCGGGCTCGCTGAAGTACGCCGGCCAGCGGTGCTCGGCCGTCTCGCGCGTGCTCGTCCACGAGGACGCCCACGACGAGCTGGTCGACCGGATCGACGCGGAAATGGATGGCTTCGAGCCCGGCGACCTCTTCGACGAGGAGACCTCTCTCGGCCCGCTCATCTCCCACGAGCAGGCCGAGTGGGTCGAGGAGCTCGTCGAGGACGCCCTCGATCGGGGCGCGACGCTCGTCCGCGGGGGCGCCCGCTCCGGGCGGTTCTTCGAGCCGACGCTGCTCGCGGACGTCCCCCAGGACGCCCGCATCGTCCACGAGGAGCAGTTCGGTCCCGTCGTCGCCGTGACGACCTTCGACGACGAGGCCGGGGCGCTCGAGGTCGCCAACGGCGGATCGCTCGGTCTCGACGCGGCCGTCTTCACGGCGGACTACGATCGCGCGATGCGCGTGGCCGACCGCCTCGAGGTCGGCGGCGTCCGGATCAACGGCGCGCCGAGTCACGGTCTCGGGGACATCCCCTTCGGCGGGACGAAGGACTCGGGGATCGGCCGGGAGGGCATCGGCTACACGATCGAGGCCTTCCTCGAACGCAAGAGCATCATCCTCTGA
- the pyk gene encoding pyruvate kinase: MRRAKIVCTLGPASDDSETIQGLADAGMSVARLNASHGTIEHREAVIERVDGAAGVDGAPVATLLDVPGPEIRTAPLGEGESVAVPTGATRRLAEGETVDGDVIGLSASIAAVEAGDRVLLDDGRIETTVERVEGETAVVVVDSGGQLGGRKGVNVPGVDLGLEFVNESDREELRLAAEAGVDYVAASFVGSAADVYAVNATLEEFGADIPVIAKIERAEAVDRIDEILEAADGVMIARGDLGVECPLERVPLIQKRIVRKAQAAGVPAITATEMLDSMIEARRPTRAEASDVANAVLDGTDAVMLSGETAIGDDPVNVVETMARIVADVESSDEYAESRENRVPPAGEPRTDAIARSARYLARDVDAEAVVTVTESGYTAHKVAKYRPAVPIVAVTPDDAVRRRLALRWGVLPRYRPSPADGATELIESAASEAIDAGVIDSGDTVVVLAGMMTELEGANTTNTMKVHVAAEVLASGRGVCAGRAVGPALVAPDGDLAGCPDGAVVVLPGDFEGEFTGDLAAIGAIVTAQSGMTSYPAMIARELGVPMVGDATLSLSGGDVVTVDGDRGVVYEAAVDER, from the coding sequence ATGCGCCGAGCCAAGATCGTCTGCACGCTGGGGCCCGCCTCCGACGACTCCGAGACGATACAGGGCCTCGCCGACGCCGGGATGTCCGTCGCCCGGCTGAACGCCAGCCACGGGACGATCGAGCACCGCGAGGCGGTCATCGAGCGCGTCGACGGCGCCGCCGGTGTCGACGGCGCTCCCGTCGCGACGCTTCTGGACGTTCCCGGTCCCGAGATCCGGACCGCCCCGCTCGGGGAGGGCGAGTCGGTGGCGGTCCCGACGGGAGCGACGCGCCGTCTCGCCGAGGGCGAGACGGTCGACGGCGACGTCATCGGTCTTTCGGCGTCGATCGCTGCCGTCGAAGCGGGCGATCGCGTCCTGCTCGACGACGGTCGGATCGAAACGACCGTCGAGCGCGTCGAGGGCGAAACGGCCGTCGTCGTCGTCGATTCGGGGGGCCAACTGGGCGGCCGCAAGGGCGTCAACGTCCCCGGCGTCGACCTCGGGTTGGAGTTCGTCAACGAGAGCGACCGCGAGGAGCTGCGGCTGGCCGCCGAGGCCGGCGTCGACTACGTCGCCGCGAGCTTCGTCGGCTCCGCGGCGGACGTCTACGCCGTCAACGCCACCCTAGAGGAGTTCGGCGCCGACATCCCGGTGATCGCGAAGATCGAGCGCGCCGAGGCCGTCGATCGCATCGACGAGATCCTCGAAGCGGCCGACGGCGTGATGATCGCCCGCGGGGACCTCGGCGTCGAGTGCCCACTCGAGCGCGTCCCGTTGATTCAAAAACGGATCGTCCGGAAGGCCCAGGCGGCGGGCGTCCCGGCGATCACCGCCACCGAGATGCTCGACTCGATGATCGAGGCCCGCCGGCCGACGCGGGCGGAGGCCTCCGACGTCGCAAACGCCGTCCTGGACGGCACCGACGCCGTGATGCTGTCGGGCGAGACCGCGATCGGCGACGATCCTGTCAACGTCGTCGAAACGATGGCCCGCATCGTCGCGGACGTCGAATCGAGCGACGAGTACGCCGAGTCCCGCGAGAACCGCGTCCCCCCGGCCGGCGAGCCCCGGACGGACGCCATCGCGCGCTCGGCGCGGTATCTCGCCCGCGACGTCGACGCCGAGGCGGTCGTCACCGTCACCGAGTCGGGGTACACCGCCCACAAGGTCGCGAAGTACCGCCCGGCGGTGCCCATCGTCGCGGTGACGCCCGACGACGCCGTCCGCCGACGGCTGGCGCTGCGCTGGGGCGTCCTCCCCCGATACCGGCCCTCCCCCGCCGACGGCGCGACGGAACTCATCGAGTCGGCGGCGTCGGAGGCCATCGACGCCGGCGTGATCGACAGCGGCGACACCGTCGTCGTCCTCGCCGGGATGATGACCGAACTGGAGGGCGCGAACACCACGAACACGATGAAGGTCCACGTCGCCGCCGAGGTGCTCGCCAGCGGCCGTGGGGTGTGTGCCGGTCGCGCCGTCGGCCCGGCGCTTGTCGCCCCCGACGGCGACCTCGCGGGCTGCCCTGACGGCGCCGTGGTCGTCCTCCCCGGCGACTTCGAGGGGGAGTTCACCGGCGATCTCGCCGCCATCGGGGCGATCGTCACCGCCCAGTCGGGGATGACCAGTTATCCGGCCATGATCGCCCGCGAGCTGGGGGTGCCGATGGTCGGCGACGCCACGCTGTCGCTGTCGGGCGGGGACGTCGTCACCGTCGACGGCGACCGCGGCGTCGTCTACGAGGCCGCGGTCGACGAGCGCTGA
- a CDS encoding methylglyoxal synthase — protein sequence MRIALIAHDDEKPSMVEWAKEHESILAANDLIGTGTTGGRLNDETGLSVTRLESGPLGGDLMIGAEIVTGDCDAVIFFRDPMTAQPHEPDISALLRICDVRGVPLATNRASATALLTGLVDAGSAES from the coding sequence ATGCGCATCGCGCTCATTGCACACGACGACGAGAAGCCCTCGATGGTCGAGTGGGCGAAAGAGCACGAGTCGATCCTCGCGGCGAACGACCTCATCGGGACGGGGACCACGGGCGGGCGGCTCAACGACGAGACGGGGCTGTCCGTCACCCGACTGGAGTCGGGACCGCTCGGGGGCGACCTGATGATCGGGGCCGAGATCGTCACCGGCGACTGCGATGCGGTGATCTTCTTTCGGGACCCGATGACCGCCCAACCCCACGAGCCGGACATCTCCGCGCTGTTGCGGATCTGCGACGTCCGCGGCGTTCCGCTGGCGACGAACCGGGCCAGCGCGACGGCGCTGCTCACGGGGCTCGTGGACGCAGGCAGCGCGGAATCGTGA
- a CDS encoding HAD family hydrolase: protein MSHAAYDRWVFDLDGTLVDVDPNYVHEVMGRVGDRLGYGFTGRQAETLWHGFGGDRGEHLRAWGIDPDRFWSVFHDEEDAAARAEATFLHEDAAVVGELDAPTALVTHCQQYLTAPVLSALDIRDWFDAVVCCDAETGWKPDPEPVRRALSAADAGSGRGVLVGDTPGDVGAAWNAGLEAAHVERHGHERRGCCVVGDRRVRRVDELA, encoded by the coding sequence ATGAGCCACGCCGCCTACGACCGGTGGGTCTTCGACCTCGACGGCACGCTGGTCGACGTCGACCCCAACTACGTTCACGAGGTGATGGGTCGGGTCGGAGACCGACTGGGCTACGGCTTCACTGGGCGACAGGCCGAGACGCTCTGGCACGGCTTCGGCGGCGACCGCGGCGAGCACCTCCGGGCGTGGGGGATCGACCCCGACCGCTTTTGGTCGGTCTTTCACGACGAAGAGGACGCGGCCGCCCGCGCGGAAGCGACCTTCCTGCACGAGGACGCAGCCGTCGTCGGCGAACTCGACGCGCCGACGGCGCTCGTCACCCATTGTCAGCAGTACCTGACAGCCCCGGTGTTGTCGGCGCTTGACATCCGCGATTGGTTCGACGCGGTGGTCTGTTGTGACGCCGAGACGGGGTGGAAGCCCGACCCGGAGCCGGTTCGGCGGGCGCTGTCGGCGGCCGACGCCGGGTCGGGGCGGGGCGTCCTCGTCGGCGATACACCCGGCGACGTCGGCGCGGCGTGGAACGCCGGTCTCGAGGCGGCCCACGTCGAGCGGCACGGCCACGAGCGCCGGGGCTGTTGTGTAGTCGGCGACCGTCGGGTCCGGCGGGTGGACGAACTGGCCTAG
- a CDS encoding acyl-CoA synthetase family protein: protein MDVLGDAIARDRRSDRPALDVPAAGRHYDYRRFCTSAWKTGNFLRLLGVREGVGVAVADDPTAEPVLTLYGAAALGGVVRFGPPAELDDATRALVVPAADLDAHAVGPATKRVVYGDPPSDPAVSYFERDVWSENPTEPPNPPEPSDPLLRTGGKQYSHGEVLSAARSVVDDHGIGPDGTVAVRGSFTSPAVVVAGLVAPVVAGARLSVGPESEGDLVVGGRDDDVGALGLQ from the coding sequence ATGGACGTACTCGGCGACGCCATCGCACGCGACCGCCGCTCCGATCGGCCCGCTCTCGACGTGCCGGCAGCCGGCCGACACTACGACTATCGGCGGTTCTGCACGAGCGCCTGGAAGACGGGGAACTTCCTTCGTCTCCTCGGCGTACGCGAAGGGGTCGGCGTCGCCGTCGCCGACGACCCGACCGCCGAACCCGTTCTGACGCTGTACGGGGCGGCGGCCCTCGGCGGAGTCGTCCGGTTCGGCCCGCCCGCCGAACTCGACGACGCGACGCGCGCGCTGGTCGTCCCCGCGGCCGACCTCGACGCCCACGCCGTCGGTCCAGCCACGAAGCGAGTCGTGTACGGCGATCCACCGTCCGACCCCGCCGTCTCGTACTTCGAGCGCGACGTCTGGAGCGAGAACCCGACGGAGCCGCCGAACCCCCCCGAGCCGTCGGACCCGCTGCTCCGGACGGGCGGGAAACAGTACAGCCACGGCGAGGTGCTGTCGGCGGCGCGGTCGGTCGTCGACGACCACGGGATCGGGCCGGACGGCACCGTCGCCGTCCGCGGCTCGTTCACGTCACCGGCGGTCGTCGTGGCCGGCCTCGTCGCGCCCGTCGTCGCCGGTGCACGACTCTCGGTCGGTCCCGAGAGCGAGGGTGATCTCGTCGTCGGCGGCCGCGACGACGACGTCGGCGCGCTCGGACTTCAGTGA
- a CDS encoding disulfide bond formation protein B produces the protein MHPPSASRAVLAACTVVATVATAGSLYFSEVLGLYSCELCWIQRIAMYPLVVVLGVAAYEDRIGVRRTALPLAVGGGAVAAYHSYLQSRPAATCSSGGCGSVQYELLGLLSIPNLSLLAFSLIAAGLALTTVWSR, from the coding sequence ATGCACCCACCGTCCGCCTCCCGGGCCGTCCTCGCCGCCTGTACGGTGGTCGCGACGGTCGCGACCGCCGGTAGCCTCTATTTCAGCGAGGTCCTGGGTCTGTACTCGTGTGAACTCTGCTGGATCCAGCGCATCGCGATGTATCCTCTAGTCGTCGTGTTGGGCGTCGCCGCCTACGAGGATCGGATCGGTGTCCGACGAACGGCGCTGCCTCTCGCCGTCGGCGGCGGTGCCGTCGCCGCCTATCACTCCTATCTGCAGTCCCGGCCGGCGGCGACCTGCTCGAGTGGCGGCTGTGGGAGCGTCCAGTACGAACTGCTGGGCCTGCTTTCGATCCCGAACCTCTCGCTTTTGGCCTTTTCGCTGATCGCGGCCGGCCTCGCTCTCACGACGGTCTGGAGCCGATAG
- a CDS encoding PAS domain-containing protein, with protein MSHREALLECLRADAAAFRKRVVDLRACGSVAADRIERAGSPEAFDGPGDLPEFDALSPLERDLVWRLWVLGDASVGLTLAGPAFQDTPTIYANRTFRAVTGYSLSAVRGENLRLLQVPETRPGPVADLAEAIGTWEPVTVELRNHRRDGTPFRNRVSLVPFEGPSGAVANWVGVQEAVGERSEAASGPPDG; from the coding sequence ATGTCCCACAGAGAAGCCCTCCTCGAGTGCCTTCGGGCCGACGCGGCTGCGTTCCGGAAACGCGTCGTCGACCTCCGCGCGTGCGGTTCGGTCGCCGCCGACCGGATCGAGCGGGCGGGATCCCCGGAGGCGTTCGACGGCCCCGGGGACCTCCCGGAGTTCGACGCGTTGAGTCCGCTGGAGCGGGACCTCGTCTGGCGGCTGTGGGTGCTCGGCGACGCGTCCGTCGGGCTCACACTCGCTGGCCCGGCGTTTCAGGACACCCCGACGATCTATGCGAACCGGACGTTCCGAGCGGTGACTGGCTACTCCCTCTCCGCGGTCCGCGGCGAGAACCTCCGGCTGCTCCAGGTCCCGGAGACGCGCCCCGGTCCCGTCGCCGACCTCGCCGAGGCAATTGGGACATGGGAGCCAGTGACTGTCGAGCTACGGAACCATCGCCGTGACGGCACCCCGTTCCGGAACCGGGTTTCGCTCGTCCCGTTCGAGGGACCGTCAGGGGCCGTCGCAAACTGGGTCGGCGTACAGGAAGCCGTCGGGGAACGCTCGGAGGCTGCGTCGGGGCCTCCCGACGGCTGA
- a CDS encoding histidine kinase N-terminal 7TM domain-containing protein, whose amino-acid sequence MFWDSAAPYLAAFLLAAVGCFWGAHRARSFEAPVIRRPLTLLLVLTGTWALTVVPTLLSVPRIVMYASYVFGLGVGISTVVVWLWFCSAYAGHAYHLDRRLQFVAAGLVGAILALKATNPLHGAYFEPTVASDPFVHFAPEAGPLYWTITALAYVGSGVGLYLLFETYHESTLDTTNVAVLTVAIGLPVAPKLLSAWWPESLLLLYYEPIGAAVFAVGVVTVARERFMAVHVPARRQLPDQLPDLLFLTDADGRVVDYNESAECVFPDLPERVGDPFSAIAPRVADAEDATVELDRDGDARSYRIDRRRITLGEEAIGRAVVLSDVTELEARRRSLQQQTEHVRSVSEAIAHELRNPIAIVLGNLRVLEEEIDAADAIESGPLERHNRRIGAAIEAAERIDVVTDDFIDILRYGTPIAETSERPLESVLSDAWPDDTTALTLEGVADTGVVADGTRCVELFRLLFRLHRERGATSVRVRRDGTDALVVDSDGEPFSTDTPEQLFRYGREAGEDSRVLLANAWTLSTLHGWSIAAPEGDRLSIRLTDVSLR is encoded by the coding sequence ATGTTTTGGGACTCGGCTGCGCCCTACCTCGCTGCGTTTCTCCTCGCGGCCGTCGGCTGTTTCTGGGGCGCCCACCGGGCGCGGTCGTTCGAGGCACCCGTGATTCGACGGCCGCTCACCCTCCTGCTCGTGTTGACCGGCACGTGGGCTCTCACGGTAGTCCCGACTTTGCTGTCGGTTCCCAGGATAGTGATGTACGCGAGCTACGTTTTCGGGCTCGGGGTGGGCATCTCGACCGTCGTCGTCTGGTTGTGGTTCTGTTCGGCCTACGCCGGGCACGCCTACCACCTCGACAGGCGTCTCCAGTTCGTCGCTGCTGGCCTCGTCGGGGCGATTCTCGCGCTGAAGGCGACCAACCCGCTCCACGGGGCGTACTTCGAACCGACGGTCGCGTCCGATCCGTTCGTCCACTTCGCGCCCGAAGCCGGGCCCCTCTATTGGACCATCACGGCGCTGGCGTACGTCGGCTCGGGCGTCGGGCTCTATCTGTTGTTCGAGACGTACCACGAGTCGACCCTCGACACGACGAACGTCGCCGTACTCACCGTCGCTATCGGGCTGCCGGTCGCCCCGAAGCTCCTCTCGGCGTGGTGGCCCGAGTCGCTTTTGTTGTTGTACTACGAGCCGATCGGGGCCGCCGTCTTCGCCGTCGGGGTCGTGACCGTCGCCCGAGAGCGCTTCATGGCCGTCCACGTCCCCGCGCGCCGACAGCTCCCGGATCAACTCCCCGATCTCCTCTTTCTCACCGACGCCGACGGCCGCGTCGTCGATTACAACGAAAGCGCCGAGTGCGTCTTTCCCGACCTCCCCGAGCGCGTCGGCGATCCGTTTTCGGCGATCGCTCCACGCGTGGCCGACGCCGAGGACGCGACGGTCGAATTGGACCGCGATGGGGACGCCCGCAGCTACCGGATCGACCGACGACGGATTACCCTCGGCGAGGAGGCCATCGGACGCGCGGTCGTCCTCTCTGACGTCACCGAACTCGAGGCCCGGCGCCGCAGCCTCCAACAACAGACCGAACACGTCAGATCGGTCTCCGAGGCGATCGCCCACGAACTCCGAAACCCGATCGCGATCGTGCTCGGGAACCTCCGGGTGCTCGAGGAGGAAATCGACGCCGCCGACGCGATCGAATCCGGTCCCCTCGAACGCCACAACCGACGGATCGGGGCGGCGATCGAGGCGGCCGAACGGATCGACGTCGTTACCGACGACTTTATCGACATCCTCCGGTACGGGACGCCGATCGCGGAGACGAGCGAACGCCCCCTCGAGTCGGTCCTTTCGGACGCGTGGCCCGACGATACCACTGCGTTGACGCTCGAGGGTGTCGCCGACACCGGCGTCGTCGCCGACGGGACGCGGTGTGTCGAGTTGTTCCGGCTGTTGTTCCGACTCCACCGCGAACGCGGGGCGACGAGCGTCCGGGTTCGGCGCGACGGCACCGACGCGCTGGTGGTCGACAGCGACGGGGAGCCGTTCTCGACGGACACCCCCGAACAGCTGTTCAGATACGGTCGGGAGGCCGGCGAGGATTCGCGCGTGCTGTTGGCGAACGCCTGGACGCTCTCGACGCTGCACGGCTGGTCGATCGCCGCACCCGAGGGGGATCGGCTCTCGATCCGGCTGACTGACGTCTCGCTCCGTTGA
- a CDS encoding haloacid dehalogenase type II, whose translation MSFDPDAVETVTVDSYGTLVDPSAAVDALDDHVEATESISDVWRSKSIEYTMVGNFVDGYQPFYDMNRDALRYALAAHGVELADDVVEEVLSVYHELEVFGDVRDGIGRLVEGGYPVYVVSNGNPEMLASMVDHAGIGELIEDTVSAHEVETFKPDAEIYRHAAARTGTPIGSIAHVAGPSFDVQGSMHAGMFGVRLDRTGEPWGPYGPEPDLTVEGFHEFADALGV comes from the coding sequence ATGTCCTTCGATCCCGACGCGGTCGAGACGGTCACCGTCGACTCCTACGGAACGCTCGTCGACCCCTCGGCGGCCGTCGACGCCCTCGACGACCACGTCGAGGCGACCGAATCGATCTCCGACGTCTGGCGGAGCAAGTCCATCGAGTACACGATGGTCGGCAACTTCGTCGACGGCTACCAGCCCTTCTACGATATGAACCGCGACGCGCTCCGGTACGCGCTCGCGGCCCACGGCGTCGAGTTGGCCGACGACGTCGTCGAGGAGGTCCTCTCGGTGTATCACGAACTCGAGGTCTTCGGCGACGTCAGGGACGGGATCGGGCGGCTCGTCGAGGGTGGCTACCCCGTCTACGTCGTCTCCAACGGCAACCCAGAAATGCTCGCCTCGATGGTTGACCACGCCGGCATCGGCGAGTTGATCGAGGACACGGTGAGCGCCCACGAGGTCGAGACGTTCAAACCCGACGCCGAGATCTACCGCCACGCCGCCGCTCGGACGGGGACGCCGATCGGATCGATCGCCCACGTCGCTGGCCCGAGTTTCGACGTCCAGGGGTCGATGCACGCCGGGATGTTCGGCGTTCGCCTCGACCGGACCGGCGAACCGTGGGGACCCTACGGGCCGGAACCGGACCTGACCGTCGAGGGCTTTCACGAGTTCGCCGACGCGCTTGGGGTTTGA
- the thpR gene encoding RNA 2',3'-cyclic phosphodiesterase gives MRLFVSVDLDGLADVQGPLSGLSGLRLTDPGQAHVTMQFLGEGDHDVAALVAALERAVEDADVGATGADDGEFEATFEGVGAFPSPEHVRVVWLGVGRGASELTALHRRIEAETTALGYDASAHEFTPHVTLARMDNATSMGAVRSFLESAAPEIGPLHVEDLRLTESTLTPEGLEYRTVARIEL, from the coding sequence ATGCGCCTGTTCGTGAGCGTCGACCTCGACGGACTCGCCGACGTACAGGGACCGCTTTCCGGGCTGTCGGGACTGCGGCTTACGGACCCGGGGCAGGCCCACGTCACGATGCAGTTTCTCGGCGAGGGCGACCACGACGTCGCGGCGCTCGTCGCGGCGCTGGAACGCGCCGTCGAGGATGCCGACGTGGGGGCCACCGGAGCCGACGACGGGGAGTTCGAGGCGACGTTCGAGGGGGTCGGCGCGTTCCCCTCCCCGGAGCACGTCCGAGTCGTCTGGCTCGGCGTCGGCCGGGGAGCGAGCGAGCTGACCGCCCTCCATCGCCGGATCGAGGCCGAGACGACCGCCCTCGGTTACGACGCGTCGGCCCACGAGTTCACCCCGCACGTCACCCTCGCGCGGATGGACAACGCGACCTCGATGGGCGCGGTCCGGTCGTTCCTCGAATCGGCCGCCCCCGAGATCGGGCCGCTACACGTCGAAGACCTGCGGCTCACCGAGAGTACGTTGACGCCCGAGGGCCTGGAGTATCGGACCGTCGCCCGGATCGAGCTCTAA
- the gnd gene encoding phosphogluconate dehydrogenase (NAD(+)-dependent, decarboxylating): MELGVIGLGRMGQIVVDRVLADDHDVVAFDLDSEAVEAAASAGATPAESIEDLVSKLPERKRIWLMVPAGDAVDATLAELDPLLDAEDAVVDGGNSHFERSIDRGETLEAAYLDCGTSGGPAGAELGFSLMIGGPEWAYEDLAPVFDAVATGPAGHDHMGPQGAGHYVKMVHNGVEYALMQAYGEGFELLSEGRYDLDMESIARTWNNGAVIRSWLLELCEEAFREEGSDLGDVDDHVAGGSTGTWTVEEALEQEVSIPLIYEALGERFDSRVEGGKFSRRLANRLRYGFGRHEVKRRE; encoded by the coding sequence ATGGAACTCGGAGTCATCGGCTTAGGGCGGATGGGGCAGATCGTCGTCGACCGCGTGCTCGCCGACGACCACGACGTCGTCGCGTTCGACCTCGACAGCGAGGCGGTCGAGGCGGCCGCGTCGGCCGGTGCGACGCCCGCGGAGTCGATCGAGGACTTGGTCTCGAAGCTCCCCGAACGAAAGCGGATCTGGCTCATGGTCCCCGCGGGCGACGCCGTCGACGCGACGCTCGCGGAACTCGACCCGCTGCTCGACGCCGAAGACGCCGTGGTCGACGGCGGTAACTCCCACTTCGAGCGCTCGATCGACCGCGGCGAGACGCTCGAAGCGGCCTACCTCGACTGTGGGACCTCCGGCGGCCCCGCGGGCGCGGAGCTCGGGTTCTCGCTCATGATCGGGGGTCCCGAGTGGGCATACGAGGACCTCGCTCCCGTCTTCGACGCCGTCGCGACCGGGCCGGCGGGCCACGACCATATGGGGCCGCAGGGGGCGGGTCATTACGTCAAAATGGTCCACAACGGCGTCGAGTACGCGCTGATGCAGGCCTACGGTGAGGGCTTCGAGTTGCTCTCGGAGGGCCGCTACGACCTCGACATGGAGTCCATCGCGCGCACCTGGAACAACGGGGCGGTGATCCGGTCGTGGCTGCTCGAACTCTGCGAGGAGGCGTTCCGCGAGGAGGGGTCGGACCTCGGCGACGTCGACGACCACGTCGCCGGTGGGTCGACGGGCACCTGGACCGTCGAGGAGGCGCTCGAACAGGAGGTCTCGATCCCGCTCATTTACGAGGCGCTCGGGGAGCGTTTCGACTCCCGCGTCGAGGGGGGCAAGTTCTCTCGGCGGCTGGCGAACCGGTTGCGGTACGGGTTCGGCCGCCACGAAGTCAAACGCCGCGAGTGA